From Paenibacillus sp. GP183, one genomic window encodes:
- a CDS encoding LacI family DNA-binding transcriptional regulator, whose translation MVTIKDIAKQAGVSVTTVSRALNGYDDVNEETRKKIEAIAHNTGYSPNMAARSLISKKTKTLGLLLSNVTRSSSKDNIAFEVLCGMNDRSGELNYDLVLFSTTPQKQRTKSYKSLCQERGVDGVIIMGIRLDDPYLNEIVISPIPCVLIDIPIKGKNVGYVTSDNVNGAFKATKHLLDAGHRQIGVINGHSQADVSIQRLKGYHEALNSCGIPFNESLVRDGSFSENDAKEATYQLLSQHPDVTALFCASDLMALGAMQAVRGLGLQLPQDVSIVGFDNINVSAYCSPALTTINQNPYEMGYQAAQMLIDLLEGRNVNHNLVLSTELIVRESVRPLP comes from the coding sequence TTGGTAACTATTAAAGATATAGCCAAGCAGGCCGGCGTTTCCGTCACAACCGTATCCAGAGCATTAAACGGATATGACGATGTTAACGAAGAAACCCGAAAAAAAATAGAAGCTATAGCTCACAATACCGGCTACAGTCCTAACATGGCCGCACGGTCTTTAATTTCCAAAAAAACCAAAACACTTGGGCTGCTCCTTTCCAACGTTACTCGAAGCAGCTCCAAGGATAATATCGCTTTCGAAGTGCTGTGCGGAATGAACGACAGATCCGGCGAACTGAACTATGACCTTGTGCTATTCAGCACTACTCCACAAAAGCAAAGAACTAAATCCTATAAATCCCTCTGTCAGGAGAGAGGTGTTGACGGTGTCATTATTATGGGCATCCGATTGGATGATCCTTATTTGAATGAAATTGTCATTTCACCCATACCCTGCGTGCTCATTGATATTCCGATAAAAGGAAAAAATGTAGGGTACGTCACCTCTGATAATGTTAATGGAGCTTTCAAAGCAACCAAACATTTACTGGATGCGGGACACCGCCAAATCGGAGTCATCAATGGCCATTCCCAGGCTGACGTCAGCATTCAGCGGCTAAAGGGTTATCATGAAGCATTGAACAGCTGCGGTATTCCGTTCAATGAATCGCTTGTAAGGGACGGCTCCTTCTCTGAAAATGATGCAAAGGAAGCTACGTACCAGCTCCTATCCCAACATCCGGACGTGACTGCACTGTTCTGTGCCAGTGATCTTATGGCACTAGGTGCTATGCAAGCCGTTCGCGGCTTAGGACTTCAGCTGCCGCAGGATGTATCCATCGTAGGCTTCGACAATATCAATGTATCGGCCTATTGTTCACCTGCACTAACGACGATTAATCAAAATCCGTACGAAATGGGTTATCAAGCTGCACAAATGTTAATTGATCTGCTGGAAGGCCGGAACGTCAATCACAATCTTGTGCTTTCTACCGAATTGATTGTACGCGAAAGCGTGCGGCCGCTGCCTTAA
- a CDS encoding amylo-alpha-1,6-glucosidase → MDYRVIKENDLFLMTDKNGDIPMENPSGFGLYTKDTRFISRMEIAINGMKPLLLSSSADENYIAVLRLTNPHMEKDGELILWRESVEITRKRFIYKGGLYESVRLTNFYPKDVKFNFSVLFESDFADMFQVRGFQNGMVGKKTGVSIQSRSLSIGYLGADQIQRETRIKWDSDESAISEDGSIHFDISLASRQYKEISFFIAPVINGEVPVEYDPEQALKLLEDSYADWNESSTAVNSDSELFNQLYDRGVQDLRVLLTDLGYGHFPVAGLPWYAVPFGRDSLIAALQMLSMNPQAARGTLLTMAAYQGRNHDEWRDETPGKIMHEIRYGELANTNQIPFTPYYGTIDATPLFLILAAEYYHWTDDIGFIEQLMPHLIQALSWIDQFGDMDEDSFVEYFQTSSKGIANQGWKDSGDSVVHANGDYAKAPIALVEVQGYVYQAKTRLAPIFRSMGKMDLADKLEVQARNLQIRFEQSFWMEDENYYAIALDRDKRQVHSVTSNPGHVLMSGIAASDRAKAVAERLIASDMFSGYGIRTMSMDSAGYNPMSYHDGSVWPHDNSLSLLGLSRLGFVDEAITIIEGLMRAASKFEYGRLPELFCGYEDNVGYPVPYPVACSPQAWAAGTPLVFLQVLLGIEPDALGKRIYLRPTLLPQMNELQVSHLRVGKGALSLRIQRNNGEELPKVEVLSNTTGFELQY, encoded by the coding sequence TTGGATTATCGGGTCATAAAAGAGAACGATCTCTTCTTGATGACGGATAAGAACGGTGATATCCCTATGGAGAATCCGTCCGGGTTCGGTTTGTACACCAAGGATACCCGTTTTATCAGCAGGATGGAAATCGCGATTAACGGGATGAAGCCGCTTCTGCTTTCTTCGTCGGCCGATGAGAATTATATCGCCGTGCTTCGGTTGACGAATCCCCATATGGAAAAAGATGGAGAACTGATTCTGTGGAGAGAATCTGTTGAGATTACAAGAAAGCGTTTTATTTACAAAGGGGGGTTGTACGAATCCGTCCGATTGACGAATTTTTATCCGAAGGATGTAAAATTCAATTTTTCCGTATTATTTGAAAGTGATTTTGCGGATATGTTCCAGGTTCGCGGATTCCAAAATGGCATGGTTGGGAAGAAAACGGGAGTTTCCATTCAGTCCAGAAGCTTATCCATCGGATATTTGGGAGCCGATCAGATTCAGAGAGAAACACGGATTAAATGGGATTCTGATGAAAGTGCTATAAGCGAAGATGGTTCTATCCATTTCGACATTAGTCTCGCTTCCAGGCAGTATAAAGAAATTTCGTTCTTCATCGCACCTGTGATTAATGGAGAAGTTCCCGTTGAATATGATCCCGAACAAGCCTTGAAGCTCCTCGAGGATTCCTACGCGGATTGGAATGAGAGCTCTACTGCAGTCAACAGCGATTCAGAGCTGTTTAATCAGCTGTATGATCGAGGTGTGCAGGATCTTCGCGTGCTGCTTACTGATCTTGGTTACGGGCATTTCCCGGTTGCCGGTTTACCTTGGTATGCGGTTCCTTTTGGACGCGACAGCTTGATTGCCGCTCTTCAGATGCTTTCCATGAATCCGCAAGCAGCCAGAGGCACTCTTCTCACTATGGCCGCTTATCAAGGTCGCAATCACGACGAGTGGCGCGATGAAACCCCGGGTAAGATTATGCATGAGATACGCTATGGAGAGCTCGCTAATACCAATCAAATTCCATTTACACCCTATTACGGAACTATTGACGCGACACCGCTGTTCTTGATATTGGCTGCTGAATACTATCATTGGACAGACGATATCGGGTTCATTGAGCAATTGATGCCTCATCTCATCCAAGCGCTTTCTTGGATCGATCAATTTGGCGACATGGACGAAGACAGCTTCGTTGAGTACTTTCAGACTTCGTCCAAAGGAATCGCGAATCAGGGCTGGAAAGATTCCGGTGATTCAGTTGTTCACGCCAATGGGGATTATGCAAAAGCTCCGATTGCATTGGTTGAGGTACAGGGTTATGTGTATCAAGCCAAAACCAGATTGGCCCCTATCTTCCGCAGCATGGGCAAAATGGATTTAGCCGATAAGCTTGAGGTGCAAGCACGAAATTTGCAGATCCGTTTTGAGCAGTCTTTTTGGATGGAAGACGAGAACTATTATGCGATAGCCCTGGACCGGGATAAACGTCAGGTTCATTCGGTAACATCGAATCCGGGTCATGTCCTTATGTCCGGCATCGCTGCATCCGATCGTGCGAAAGCTGTGGCTGAAAGGCTTATTGCCAGCGATATGTTCAGCGGATATGGCATACGCACGATGAGTATGGATTCAGCGGGCTATAATCCGATGAGCTATCATGACGGCAGCGTATGGCCGCATGACAATTCGTTGTCTTTGCTTGGGCTCAGCAGGTTAGGATTTGTGGATGAAGCAATCACTATCATCGAAGGTCTTATGAGAGCAGCATCCAAATTCGAATATGGACGTCTTCCTGAGCTGTTTTGCGGCTACGAAGACAATGTCGGATACCCCGTGCCTTATCCGGTCGCATGTTCACCGCAAGCATGGGCGGCTGGTACGCCTCTAGTATTCCTGCAGGTGCTGCTAGGTATAGAGCCGGATGCGCTGGGAAAGCGTATATATCTAAGGCCGACTTTATTGCCGCAGATGAATGAGCTTCAGGTTTCACACTTGCGGGTAGGTAAGGGCGCATTAAGCCTGAGGATTCAGCGAAATAATGGCGAGGAGCTTCCGAAGGTTGAAGTTCTTTCCAACACTACAGGTTTCGAGCTTCAATACTAA
- a CDS encoding ABC transporter substrate-binding protein, whose product MKKWSNVLLISTVASAMALTGCSNTTKTPAASGGASATAAPTAAAKTSEPVTVSLAGWGSSPEEGDLLKQVLKDFETKYPNIKVKYEVIADQYMDVMKTRLIGGQGPDVFYLDAFEAPALIAKGVVEPLDGYVKPEFDVADFEQPLLNAFKVDGKTYGFPKDFSTLAMFYNKKDFEAAGITKPPATWEELQAAAQKLTKKEGDKVVRYGMGVAPELARQMFMVQAFGGKVSDDKGNAAFATPEGLKGLQLVIDQHNVAKTSGEPKEVGAGWGGEMFGQGKASIVFEGNWAIPYLANTFKDIQYGTAELPTVNGKKATMAYTVAYVMNKASKQKEAAWTLISYLTGKEGMKTWTSKGFALPTRKSVAQQLGYDKDPLRGALVAGASYATPWQAGATLPTIMTNFNNQFVDAFLGKSALGDAMKKAQDTANKEIAASK is encoded by the coding sequence ATGAAAAAATGGTCTAATGTTTTGCTAATTTCTACTGTTGCTTCCGCAATGGCACTTACTGGGTGCTCCAACACAACAAAGACGCCTGCGGCATCTGGCGGTGCATCTGCTACTGCAGCTCCGACGGCAGCAGCGAAAACAAGCGAGCCGGTTACTGTCAGCTTGGCCGGATGGGGATCCAGTCCGGAAGAAGGAGATTTGCTGAAGCAAGTATTGAAAGACTTCGAAACCAAATACCCGAACATCAAAGTCAAATATGAAGTCATCGCTGACCAGTATATGGATGTGATGAAAACAAGATTGATCGGCGGCCAAGGTCCTGACGTTTTTTATTTGGACGCTTTTGAAGCCCCCGCTCTCATTGCCAAAGGAGTCGTTGAACCGCTTGACGGTTATGTTAAACCCGAATTCGATGTGGCCGACTTTGAACAGCCGCTGCTGAATGCTTTCAAGGTGGATGGCAAGACTTACGGATTCCCTAAAGATTTCTCTACACTTGCCATGTTCTACAACAAGAAGGATTTTGAAGCAGCAGGCATCACTAAGCCCCCTGCAACCTGGGAAGAGCTTCAAGCTGCAGCCCAGAAGCTGACCAAAAAAGAAGGCGACAAAGTCGTGCGTTACGGAATGGGTGTTGCACCTGAGCTGGCTCGTCAAATGTTTATGGTGCAAGCATTCGGCGGTAAAGTGTCCGACGACAAAGGAAATGCGGCTTTCGCAACTCCGGAAGGATTAAAGGGTTTGCAGCTTGTCATCGATCAGCATAATGTTGCTAAAACCTCCGGAGAGCCCAAAGAAGTAGGAGCAGGATGGGGAGGAGAGATGTTCGGCCAAGGTAAAGCCTCCATTGTATTTGAAGGGAACTGGGCGATTCCTTACCTGGCTAACACTTTCAAAGATATTCAATATGGCACAGCGGAGCTTCCAACCGTTAATGGAAAAAAAGCCACTATGGCCTACACCGTTGCTTACGTTATGAACAAGGCGTCCAAGCAAAAAGAAGCGGCATGGACATTAATTTCCTATCTGACCGGTAAAGAAGGAATGAAAACCTGGACCAGCAAGGGCTTTGCGCTTCCAACCCGCAAATCTGTCGCACAACAGCTTGGTTACGACAAGGATCCTCTGCGTGGAGCACTTGTTGCCGGCGCATCTTATGCAACTCCTTGGCAAGCTGGAGCAACACTTCCAACGATCATGACTAATTTCAATAATCAATTCGTCGATGCATTCTTAGGCAAAAGCGCATTAGGAGATGCAATGAAAAAAGCTCAGGATACAGCTAATAAGGAAATTGCAGCTAGTAAATAA
- a CDS encoding sugar ABC transporter permease, with translation MRRHGWRKNLRDVLTGYTFMSPAILILGTFVFLPVIYAVYLSFNKVNLLGDVSYKLIWFKNFARIAQDERAWIALKNTASFVLFVVPLQSVLALLLASILNAKLKGKNLFRVIFFLPTVTSSAVLTLIFMWIYNSNGLLNHILSILGLPEYNWLGDPAVALKGIMLMNIWSTAPYFMVIYLAALQDIPDSLYESAKLDGANAWSRFIYITYPMLKPATFFVVVMGIIGTFQLFDQSYIFSAGSGGPNNSTLTLALLIYQYAFKNLDMGYASALAVLLAIVIMGATLIQRRLFTEEKLN, from the coding sequence ATGAGAAGGCATGGATGGAGAAAAAATCTAAGAGATGTGCTGACTGGGTACACGTTTATGTCTCCGGCTATTTTAATTTTAGGCACATTCGTATTTCTTCCTGTGATCTATGCCGTATATCTATCCTTCAACAAGGTAAATCTGCTGGGAGATGTAAGCTACAAACTGATTTGGTTCAAAAACTTTGCGAGAATCGCCCAAGACGAAAGAGCTTGGATTGCGCTTAAAAACACGGCGTCCTTTGTGCTGTTTGTTGTACCCTTACAATCTGTACTTGCCCTTTTGCTTGCTTCCATTCTGAACGCGAAGCTGAAAGGGAAAAATCTCTTTCGCGTGATTTTTTTCTTGCCCACCGTAACATCATCTGCTGTACTAACGCTCATCTTCATGTGGATATATAATTCGAATGGCCTGCTTAATCACATATTGTCTATTCTGGGGCTGCCTGAATACAACTGGCTGGGTGATCCTGCTGTTGCACTGAAGGGCATCATGCTCATGAATATATGGTCTACCGCTCCTTACTTTATGGTCATTTATTTGGCTGCCTTGCAAGACATACCTGATTCGCTTTATGAGTCAGCAAAGTTGGACGGCGCAAACGCTTGGTCAAGATTTATTTATATTACTTATCCGATGCTGAAGCCGGCGACTTTCTTTGTTGTCGTCATGGGGATTATCGGAACTTTTCAATTATTTGATCAATCCTACATTTTCTCGGCGGGCTCCGGAGGTCCGAATAATTCGACATTAACGCTTGCTCTGTTGATCTATCAATATGCCTTCAAAAACCTGGATATGGGCTATGCTTCCGCTCTGGCGGTTTTACTGGCGATCGTTATTATGGGGGCAACTCTGATCCAGCGCAGATTATTTACTGAAGAAAAACTGAACTAA
- a CDS encoding carbohydrate ABC transporter permease translates to MQKQERLWFLKWIMYAMLIAYSVITLVPFLWALSSSFKTLSEIVAGGLNFIPKHFTFQNYSDIFIREPLFLRWMYNSMLVAVIATASNLFINSLSGYALARVNFLGNKTMFLLILAVQMIPGQLTIVPAYLILKQLGMLNSYYALTLPVMANATFIFMMRQFFINFPKELEEAAELDGLSRFGTFLRVALPLAGPALAAQTIFIFMGTWNEFLKPLMFVSDKSMFTLPLGLNTFKGQMISYWNYIMAASMVFTIPAIIIYAFFNRFFIKGITFTGTK, encoded by the coding sequence ATGCAGAAGCAAGAAAGATTGTGGTTTCTCAAATGGATCATGTATGCAATGTTGATTGCATATTCCGTGATTACACTCGTTCCATTCCTATGGGCACTGTCGTCTTCATTCAAAACATTGTCCGAAATTGTTGCCGGAGGACTTAACTTTATCCCGAAACATTTCACCTTTCAAAATTATTCAGATATTTTTATCCGCGAACCGCTTTTTTTGCGCTGGATGTACAACAGCATGCTGGTGGCCGTCATTGCTACGGCAAGTAATCTCTTTATCAATTCGCTTTCAGGATATGCGCTTGCCCGAGTCAATTTTCTTGGCAACAAGACGATGTTTTTACTGATATTGGCGGTTCAGATGATCCCGGGACAGCTAACCATTGTGCCCGCTTATTTGATCTTAAAACAGCTCGGAATGCTCAATTCGTACTATGCGTTGACATTGCCGGTTATGGCCAACGCTACATTCATCTTTATGATGCGCCAATTTTTCATCAATTTCCCCAAGGAGCTGGAAGAAGCCGCAGAGCTTGACGGGCTAAGCCGTTTCGGCACATTCCTGCGGGTTGCGCTGCCTCTGGCAGGACCCGCGCTCGCCGCTCAAACGATTTTTATCTTCATGGGGACATGGAATGAATTTTTGAAGCCCTTGATGTTTGTATCGGATAAATCCATGTTTACGCTGCCGCTCGGACTGAATACGTTTAAAGGTCAAATGATCAGCTACTGGAATTACATCATGGCCGCTTCGATGGTCTTCACGATTCCTGCGATAATCATCTATGCCTTCTTCAACCGCTTTTTCATTAAAGGAATTACTTTTACCGGAACCAAATAG
- a CDS encoding GNAT family N-acetyltransferase — MDQIRNLKQEELSESMALSEFAFQFELAEEARKERIRGLKPDRVWGYFVDGQLASKLTVLEFHTWLQGKSFAMGGLAGVATWPEFRRKGMVGQLLRHALKAMKAAGETVSFLHPFEFSFYRKYGWETYVHFLKYEIPTEQLPRFDMEEGTHIQRISSKDWKLLNSVYEQYAKGYNGMLMRDEEWWTNRYFKLKKGNAVTYRNPQGELKGYMYYQVMDKTCTIHELVFLDEAARRGLWKFIANHDSMIQKVILQAPSDDKLPFLLTNPRIKQEIVPYFMARIVDVENFIKQYPFAKAGVGKPLFIQVSDQHAEWNNGLFEIQVNDAGEAKIVKHSDEKDTDKGAVPLICDIQTLTACLMGYQKAAFLQQIGRIQGDTADVGRLEKLIPERSTYLADFF, encoded by the coding sequence ATGGATCAAATTCGTAATTTAAAACAGGAAGAATTATCCGAAAGCATGGCCCTGTCAGAGTTTGCTTTTCAATTTGAGCTTGCGGAAGAGGCAAGAAAAGAACGAATCCGTGGACTGAAGCCTGACCGAGTGTGGGGTTATTTTGTTGATGGACAATTAGCATCCAAGCTGACTGTACTGGAATTTCATACATGGCTTCAGGGCAAGTCCTTTGCCATGGGAGGATTAGCCGGGGTAGCCACCTGGCCGGAATTCCGGCGTAAGGGAATGGTGGGTCAACTGCTGAGGCACGCCTTGAAAGCCATGAAAGCTGCAGGAGAAACAGTTTCGTTTCTTCATCCTTTTGAATTTTCTTTTTATCGCAAATATGGCTGGGAAACGTATGTCCACTTTCTAAAATATGAAATTCCGACCGAGCAGCTGCCTCGATTCGATATGGAAGAGGGCACTCATATCCAAAGAATTAGCAGCAAGGATTGGAAGCTTCTGAACAGCGTCTATGAACAATATGCAAAAGGCTACAACGGAATGTTGATGCGAGATGAGGAATGGTGGACCAACCGTTATTTCAAGCTCAAAAAAGGGAATGCCGTTACATATCGCAATCCGCAAGGGGAGTTAAAAGGCTACATGTACTATCAGGTCATGGATAAAACCTGCACCATACATGAGCTTGTTTTTCTGGACGAAGCAGCACGCCGGGGATTATGGAAATTTATTGCCAATCATGATTCCATGATCCAAAAAGTCATTTTGCAAGCGCCATCGGATGATAAGCTGCCTTTTCTATTGACCAATCCCCGGATCAAGCAGGAGATTGTCCCTTATTTTATGGCGAGGATTGTGGATGTTGAGAATTTCATAAAACAGTATCCATTTGCAAAAGCAGGAGTTGGAAAACCGTTGTTTATTCAAGTTTCCGATCAGCATGCTGAATGGAACAATGGCTTGTTTGAAATTCAGGTTAACGATGCCGGGGAAGCGAAGATAGTAAAGCATAGCGATGAGAAAGATACGGACAAAGGCGCTGTACCTTTGATCTGTGATATACAAACACTAACTGCATGCTTGATGGGCTACCAGAAGGCAGCTTTTCTCCAGCAAATCGGCCGAATTCAAGGAGATACTGCCGATGTTGGGCGATTGGAGAAGTTGATCCCGGAGCGTTCAACCTACCTGGCGGATTTCTTTTAA
- a CDS encoding PspA/IM30 family protein, whose amino-acid sequence MRIRDLAESAWHDFTERATDPQREDSLLAAKRKQLQETERLYEQTLQQAISLRQQQSSAAEMAAKRGEQAELALRAGEETLARLALQEKLFAEASVSECGAQYAQCQDAVLALAEELRLQRADFTEASKQREAYSAQAGSSQQRRMDQRSAAQATMRELGIAGREIGCDVGEALREAGSVLQRELRDMRCKERHGRK is encoded by the coding sequence ATGAGAATACGGGACTTGGCCGAATCGGCCTGGCACGACTTCACCGAGCGCGCGACCGATCCGCAGCGCGAAGACAGCCTGCTTGCCGCGAAGCGCAAGCAATTGCAAGAGACGGAGCGTCTGTATGAGCAGACGCTCCAGCAGGCCATCTCCCTCCGGCAGCAGCAAAGCAGCGCCGCAGAGATGGCCGCGAAGCGCGGCGAGCAAGCGGAGCTCGCCTTGAGAGCGGGCGAAGAGACGCTGGCGCGTCTCGCGCTGCAAGAGAAGCTGTTCGCCGAAGCGAGCGTCAGCGAGTGCGGCGCGCAGTACGCGCAGTGCCAGGACGCGGTGCTCGCGCTGGCGGAAGAGCTTCGCCTGCAGCGGGCCGACTTCACCGAGGCGAGCAAGCAGCGCGAGGCGTACTCCGCGCAGGCAGGCTCGTCGCAGCAGCGGCGCATGGACCAGCGCAGCGCGGCGCAGGCGACGATGCGCGAGCTTGGCATCGCGGGCCGGGAGATCGGCTGCGATGTGGGCGAGGCGCTCCGCGAAGCGGGCAGCGTCCTGCAGCGGGAGCTGCGGGACATGCGCTGCAAGGAGCGGCATGGCCGCAAATAG
- the liaF gene encoding cell wall-active antibiotics response protein LiaF — protein MEEPTKNNRNRNTALVLIGAGLFLLLDHTIGFFPILAAFLVLLGIHKIRSHSDRKGYLWVVIGAVILLGNSFSFVVAIVLISLGFFYIRSKKVHRDHTYVNKQKVIDSIRLGKEPWILKDSSIWYVIGETHIDLSLAILEKKETTLILQGVLGDIDIIVPEDIGVSVQASVVFGQIDVAAHKEAGVMNKLFWQSPNYDQCDHQMKLIISYIVGNIDIKIL, from the coding sequence ATGGAGGAGCCAACGAAAAACAACCGTAACCGGAACACGGCACTGGTGCTGATTGGAGCCGGTCTTTTTTTGCTGTTGGATCATACAATCGGCTTTTTTCCCATTCTCGCGGCTTTCCTGGTGCTGCTCGGTATTCATAAAATTCGTTCGCATTCGGACCGCAAAGGCTATTTATGGGTAGTCATCGGGGCCGTTATTTTGCTTGGAAACAGTTTTTCCTTCGTCGTTGCCATAGTTCTTATATCCCTTGGTTTCTTTTATATCAGATCCAAAAAGGTCCACAGGGACCATACCTATGTGAACAAGCAAAAGGTGATCGACAGCATACGTCTCGGCAAAGAGCCCTGGATTCTCAAGGACAGCAGTATTTGGTACGTTATCGGGGAAACCCATATTGATTTGTCTTTGGCCATTTTGGAGAAAAAAGAGACGACGCTTATCCTGCAAGGGGTTTTAGGCGATATCGATATCATTGTTCCGGAGGATATCGGTGTGAGTGTTCAAGCCTCCGTCGTATTTGGCCAAATTGATGTGGCGGCGCACAAGGAAGCAGGGGTGATGAACAAGCTGTTCTGGCAGTCCCCGAACTATGATCAGTGCGACCACCAGATGAAACTTATCATTTCATATATCGTAGGAAACATCGACATCAAAATTTTGTAA
- a CDS encoding sensor histidine kinase, with product MDGYKRRLTNMIWRSMGESILFSLVILGVIIYYLDSRGYLMPLKDWQTGITFSLMVIGSVIGIGGIYGYWYSNRITRRLEPIMETMLLLEKGNFARAGFKLGEDEIGRLGEQLERVTIKWEEQVTSLQRLSNDNAQLAEKAKFSAINDERQRLARELHDAVSQQLFAISMTATAVGRTLEKDFDKAQRQIHLIEEMAAVAQSEMRALLLHLRPVHLEGKRLSEGLVELLHELQAKVPMDISWEMDEEIRLPKGIEDHLFRIVQEALSNALRHSKASMLEVKLLHRPDGIRLSIRDNGVGFNLDAKKHTSYGIVSMKERVNEIGGSLNIITAPDRGTRIEIRVSIFVEGDEADG from the coding sequence TTGGACGGCTATAAACGCAGACTGACGAATATGATATGGCGCAGCATGGGCGAGTCGATCCTCTTCAGCCTGGTGATTTTGGGTGTGATCATCTATTATTTGGATTCTCGCGGATATCTCATGCCCTTAAAGGATTGGCAAACCGGCATTACGTTCAGTTTGATGGTGATCGGTTCCGTGATCGGGATCGGCGGCATATATGGATATTGGTACAGCAACCGCATCACACGCAGACTGGAACCTATTATGGAAACCATGCTATTATTGGAAAAGGGCAACTTTGCACGCGCAGGCTTCAAGCTCGGTGAGGATGAAATCGGAAGGCTCGGCGAGCAGCTCGAACGTGTTACGATCAAATGGGAGGAACAAGTGACCTCCCTGCAGCGTTTGTCCAATGATAATGCGCAGTTGGCGGAGAAGGCCAAGTTTTCGGCAATTAATGACGAGCGCCAGCGTCTAGCCAGGGAGCTGCATGATGCGGTCAGCCAGCAGCTGTTTGCCATCTCGATGACAGCAACTGCGGTTGGCCGCACGCTTGAGAAAGATTTTGACAAGGCGCAGCGCCAAATCCATTTGATAGAAGAGATGGCTGCTGTTGCCCAATCGGAGATGAGAGCGCTGCTGCTTCACTTGCGGCCTGTTCATTTGGAGGGCAAACGGCTTTCTGAAGGGCTGGTTGAGCTTCTGCATGAGCTGCAGGCCAAGGTGCCTATGGATATTTCCTGGGAGATGGATGAAGAGATTCGCCTGCCGAAAGGCATCGAGGACCATCTGTTTCGCATCGTTCAAGAAGCGTTATCGAATGCGCTCCGCCACTCCAAAGCTTCGATGCTGGAGGTCAAGCTGCTTCATCGTCCGGACGGCATCCGGCTTTCAATTCGCGATAACGGCGTGGGCTTTAATCTGGATGCCAAGAAGCATACATCTTACGGCATTGTATCGATGAAGGAGCGGGTCAATGAAATCGGGGGCTCTTTGAACATCATCACGGCACCCGACCGCGGAACGAGAATCGAAATTCGAGTTTCGATATTTGTTGAAGGAGATGAAGCGGATGGATGA
- a CDS encoding response regulator transcription factor: protein MDESSIKVLLVDDHEMVRIGLAAVLGTEDGIEVVGEAGNGHDGIRLAQEYKPEVVLMDLVMEGMDGIETTRRLLQIHPECKVIVLTSFLDDEKMYPVIEAGAFSYLLKTSRASEIASAIRAAAKGQSILESQVASKIMNRFRQPKAVPEPHEELTDREMEVLRLIAAGKSNQDVADDLFIGVKTVKFHVTNILAKLGVEDRTQAAIYAFKHGLAE from the coding sequence ATGGATGAGAGCAGCATCAAGGTACTGCTGGTTGACGATCATGAAATGGTTCGAATCGGCCTCGCGGCTGTACTGGGCACAGAAGACGGCATTGAAGTTGTCGGTGAAGCCGGCAACGGACATGACGGCATTCGTCTGGCGCAGGAATATAAGCCGGAAGTCGTGCTGATGGATCTTGTGATGGAAGGTATGGATGGCATCGAGACGACTCGCAGACTTCTCCAGATTCACCCTGAATGCAAGGTTATCGTGCTGACCAGCTTTCTCGATGATGAAAAAATGTACCCGGTCATAGAAGCCGGTGCTTTTAGTTATTTGCTCAAAACGTCCCGCGCTTCCGAGATCGCCTCGGCGATTCGTGCGGCCGCCAAGGGGCAGTCGATCCTGGAATCGCAGGTTGCGTCCAAGATTATGAACCGCTTCCGTCAGCCAAAAGCTGTTCCCGAACCTCATGAAGAGCTGACAGACCGTGAAATGGAAGTGCTGCGGCTCATTGCAGCCGGCAAATCGAATCAAGATGTCGCGGATGACTTGTTCATTGGTGTTAAAACCGTTAAGTTTCACGTAACCAACATACTAGCCAAGCTCGGTGTGGAAGATCGCACACAAGCCGCTATTTATGCCTTTAAACATGGATTGGCCGAATAA